CAGCGACAGCACCCAGCCGGCCGCGAACATCGGCCAGATCAGCTGGCCCAGGTACATCGAAAAGCTGGTCAGCGCGCCGATCGTCAGCTGGCCGGTCCAGACCAGGTAGCCGCCCAGGCCCAGCGTCAGGCCGGTGGCCGCCGTCAGGGTCAGGCCCACCGCCGGTTCGTAGGCCGCTTCCCAGCGCTGCGCGGTCAGGGCCGCGTCCGACGCCTTGCCGGCCAGGCTGGAGAACGTGGCCGCGCTGCGCTGTTCCAGGCCGAGGGTGCGCAGCGTGCGCACGCCGGTCAGCGTCTCCTGCACGTGATCGTTCAGTGCCGAGAAGCGTTTCAGGGAATCGGCGGCCGCCGTGTGGATCTGGCTCGAAATGCGCCAGAACGCATAGGCCATCACCGGGAACGGCAGCAGGGCAACGAGCGCCAGGCGCCAGTCGACCCCCAGCATCATGATGCCGATCACCAGCACCAGCGTCAGCGCGCCGTCGAAGCCGGCCAGCATCGCCTCGCCGGCGGCCTGTTCGATCGAATCGATATCGTTGGTGGCCAGCGCCATCAGGTCGCCGGTGCGCTGTTTCTGGTAGAACGCCGGTCCCTGCAATGTCAGGCGCCGGTAGAAACGGGTGCGCAGTTCCACGCCGAGCCGGTAGGCGGTCGAATACAGGCGGATGCGCCAGGCGACCCGCAGGCCGTAGTTGGCCACGCCCACCAGCAGCAGCAGGCCGACGCCTTCCAGCAGTTCGGTATGGGGCAGGCGCTGGGCGGCCAGCGCATCGACCATCTGGCCGATCTTGCGGGGAATCCAGACGCCGATGACGGCGACGAGGGCCAGCATCACGCCGGCGCCCGCGTACGCGCGCCAGTGCGTACGCACGAAGCTCGTGATTAGCCTCGATAAACTCATGACGTATTCCTTAATGAAGGTCGCTAGGATACATCAGGGGAGAAGAGCGCGTCGGCCGGGTCCGGTACGGGCCGCGGCGGTGCGGGGAAGAGCGGAAAAAGCAGAACGCCCGGCCGGTGGCCGGGCGTTCTTCAGGCGACAGGGGCCTGCTTCAGGCGGTTGGCCTGGCGTGATTCAAACCGGCCGGCCTGGCGTAGTTCAGGCCATTGGCCTGAATTACTTGCGCGACCGGCCCGGGGCGGACTTTGCCTGGGCGGACTTGTCGGCCAGCGCGGCCACGGGTTCGGCGGCCGGTTTCGAAGCGGCCCTGCCGCGCCCGCCCTTTTGCGTCGAAGGTTCCGTTTCGAACAGCGGGGCAGAAGACGCCGTGACCGGCGCCGGGGCTTGCGCGGTTTCCGCTGCCGCGCCGGTCACGCGTTCGACTGCCGCCGCGACCGCGTCCTTGGGGGCCGGCGCCGCTTCGGCAGCCTTGGCGATGTTGTCGCTGGCCGCCTCGACCGCATCGACGGTGGGGGCGCCGATCGCCTCGGCTGCGTCGTTCGCGGCCCTGGCACCCGCCTCGGTCGCATCCCTGGCCGCCCTGGCGCTGGCTTCGACGGCGGCGTCCTGCACCTTGCCGGCTGCGTTTGCCGCGTCGTCGATTTCCTCGGTGGTCTCGCGCGCCGCGCCCGCCAGGCTGCCGGAGGTGGCACGGGCCGCCTCCACCGCGCTGCTCGTGGCGGCCTGCGCCGCATCGCTCGCCGCATGCGCGGCCTGGGAGGCGGTGCCGGCCGCGCCCTCGGCGGCGGCCTGGGTGGCTTCGGCTGCCGCATTGGTTGCCGCCACGGCCGCGTTGACGGCCGATTCGGTCACCTGCGTCACAGCGGGCGCAGCCAGTACCAGTGCCTTGGCCGGCACGTCGCGCAGGCGCTCGCTGGCCGTCCTGAACAGTGCCTGCTGGGTCTGGCTGGCGATCGAGAACAATTCGCGGTTGTAGGCAAACAGGCCTTCGAGCGCGGACAGGGGGCGGGCCAGGTCGAGCACCGCGCGCGGGTCCTTCGCTTCGATCAGCTGGCGGGCTGCGATGGCGCTGCGTTCGGCGGCGTTGCGCGCCGTGCTCAGGTTCAGTGCGACCACCTGGCCAGCAACATCGACGGTGTTCTTCAGCACGCTGTTCAGGAAGTTGAGCTGGCTTTCTAACTGCGACTTGCTGGTGGCGGAAATTTGTTCGGTAATCGAAGACATGAGCTCTCCTTGGAACAATGAATTGTGCGTTGCAATAAATGCATTCTAGCGATGTATCAAGGCGTTGGAAAGCGCTTTGTGCGCTCTTTATTCAGTAATTTATGCATTGCAACATGCATTTCGGCGCCTTCCGTGCACATGTTGTTGCGCCGTTTGCGCCGATATCCCTACAATCGACCATACCCATTGCCGGAGCTCACTCATGGAATTCGTCATTCGCAACGCCGCGCTGCCCGATGGCCGCACGGGCATTGATATTGCTGTGCAACATGGCCGCATTGCGGCCGTTGCGCCGCGCCTCGCCGTCACCGCCGCGCGCGAGATCGATGCCGGGGGCGACCTGGTCACGCCGCCGTTCGTCGATGCCCATTTCCATATGGACGCTACCCTGTCGTACGGCCTGCCGCGCGTAAATGCCACCGGCACGCTGCTGGAAGGCATCGCGCTGTGGGGCGAACTCAAGCCGCAACTGACCCAGGAAGCGCTGGTGGAACGGGCCATGCGCTATTGCGACTGGGCGGTGGCGCGCGGATTGCTGGCGATCCGCACCCACGTGGACGTGTGCGACGACCGGCTGCTGGCCGTGGAGGCGCTGCTGGAAGTGAAGCGCCGCGTCGCGCCGTACCTGGACATGCAGCTGGTGGCATTCCCGCAGGACGGCCTGCTGCGCAGCCCCACGGCGCTGGCCAACCTGAAGCGGTCGATCGCGATGGGCGTGGACGTGGTGGGCGGCATTCCCCACTTCGAGCGCACCATGGCCGACGGCGCGGAATCGGTGCGCCTGCTGTGCGAATTCGCGGCGGCGCAGGGCCTGATGGTGGACATGCACTGCGACGAGTCGGACGACCCGCTGTCGCGCCATATCGAAACGCTGGCCGCCGAAACGCATCGCCTCGGGCTGCACGGCCGCGTGGCCGGCTCGCACCTGACGTCGATGCACTCGATGGACAACTACTATGTGAGCAAGCTGCTGCCGCTGATCGCGGAATCCGGCGTGGCGGCCATCGCCAACCCGCTGATCAACATCACGCTGCAGGGCCGGCACGACACCTACCCGAAGCGGCGCGGCATGACGCGGGTACCGGAACTGATGGCCGCCGGCGTGACCGTGGCGTTCGGCCACGACTGCGTGATGGACCCGTGGTACGGCATGGGTTCCGGCGACATGCTGGAGGTGGCGCACATGGGCCTGCACGTGGCGCAGATGACGAGCCAGCAGGCGATGCGCGCCTGCTTCGCCGCCGTCACCGACAACCCGGCGAAGATCCTGGGACTGGAAGGCTACGGCCTGGAGCCCGGCTGCCATGCCGACCTGGTGCTGCTCGACGCGGCCGACCCGATCGAGGCGATCCGGCTACGCGCGGCGCGGCGGCTGGTCATGCGGCGCGGCCGCATCGTGGCCGAGTCGCCGCGCGCCGTGGCCCGCCTCGATTTGCCGGGCCGCCCCAGCAGCGCCGATTTCCGCCAGCTTCCACCGGCATGATGAAGCCGCCGCCGTGCGAACGGCCGCCGCCATTCTACTGCGTGGATTTCGACTCGCCGCGCGACTGAGCCGCCGGGAAGAACCACGCCAGGGCACGGTGCACGCGGCCTGCCCAGGACTGCTCGCTGTGGGTGCCCCCTTCGTCCTCCACGTACAGCAGGTTGCCGCCTTCGTGCCAGCCGTTGCGCAGGAGCGCCTGGCGGAAGGCGCGCGTGCCCTCGATGCCGTCCGCGGCCGTGCCGCCGTCCACGTACAGCCTTACCGGCGTTGCCGCCGCCCGCGGCGCGGTGGCCACCGGCGTGCTGCCGTTCCACCAGAACGAGCCGGACACGATGCCGGCCTGGCCGAACACGTTCGCATGTTGCTGCGCCATGTGCAGCGACGCCAGGCCGCCGAATGACGAACCCATGACGGCGGTATCGGCCCGGCCCGGCAGCGTGCGGTAGCGGCCGTCGATGTAAGGTTTGACGGTGTCGACGAGGAAGCGGCCATACGCCGCGACCTTGCCGCCGCCCCAGCGCGCGTCGCAGCACGGCGTGTACTCGGCATTGCGTTCCGGCGTGTTGTCGACGCCGACCACGATGATTTCCCGCATCTCGCCCCACGCGGCCAGGCGGTCCGCCACCTCGTCGATGTTCCACTCGGCACCGTAGGCCGCCGTCTTCGGATCGAACAGGTTCTGGCCATCGTGCATGTACAGCACCGGGTAGCGCTTGCCGGGATTCCGATCGTAGCCGGCCGGCAGCCAGATCCGGAGCTTTCTCTCGTTCGCCAGTTGCGGCGAGGCGAACCGGTCGACGATCTCCAGCCGGCCCCTGGCCACCGGGCCGTTCATGGGCATGTCCGCCGGCGCGCCCGTCGCCAGCAGCCGGATGCCGTGGATGTCGAAACGGTTCATCGCGCCCGCCTTGCCGCCCGCATCGGCGTACGCGGCGTTCGACTGCAGGCTGCTCATGTTGATGAAGTCGGACAGTTCGATGGCGAACGTGCCCGCCTTCAGCTGCGCCGCCAGCGGCGTCGAATACACCGTTTGCCCGGCGGGGGAGTGCGGCAGCTGCACGACGCCCCGGGCGACGACGGTGCCGGCCGCATCGATCACCTTCATCCACTTGACGCCGCCGGTGATGCCCAGGTTGACCTGGTGCGCGTTGTTGCGGTAGCGCACCTGCACCGCGTACGTGCCGGCCTGCCGGACGGCGATGCTGGCGGCGAACGTGTCGGCGGGCGCGCCCCACTGGCCGATCACGCCGTCCCGGGCCTTGACGCTGGAGGCGATGCGCGCATCGCCCGCCGCCACCTCGAGCGCGGTGCCGAGGCAGGCGGGGGCACTGTGGTGGCTGCGGTTGCCCGACACCGGGAACACCGCTTCCACGGCATAGCAGGAGGCGGTGCCGGGCTTCGGATCCGTCCAGGCCGCGCCGCGGATGTTCGCCGCCACGAGGCGGCCGTCGCGATAGATGTTATAGACGGCACCGGCGGCCGGTGCGGCATCGAATTTCAATTCGGCCAGCTTGCCGCGGGCGGCGGCCGTGACGGCCGGTTCGGCCGGCGAGAACACGGCGGGGTCGAGCGCCAGCGGATCGGCCGCCACGCGCGTGAGCGCCTGCCGTCCCGGCAGCAGGGCGCCCAGCTGCACCACGATCGTGTTGTGCGCCGCCAGGTCCTGCCACTTGATGCGGCCATCGACGGGCTTGCCGTTCAGCAGAACCTGCTGCACCGGGTAGTAACCGGATGCGTCTTGCGGCGCCGGCAGCACCACCTGCACGTCGAGCGCGTGGCCGCGCAGCCGCAGGCCGGCCAGCAGGGCGCTGCCGGAACCGCGGAACGCCTCGTTGCGCAGTTTCGACGTGATGAACGGCTTGACCTGGATGCCGTCGTTCGTGGTGGAGACGCCGAACACGCCGCCCACCAGCGCGCCGGCGAAGCCGCCGACGGACCACAGCTGGCGGCGCGAATTGACCACCGGGCCGGACAAGTCCCGCGCCGTATCCTTGCCGTCTTCGAGCATCGGCTGGCCGCTGAGCCATTCCATGTTTTCCATGTTCGACGCATTGACGGCGGCCGCGCGCAACAGCGTGTCGTAGGCCGCGTCGGCCGCTGCCACGTTCTGCACCTGCACTGCCGCCTTCAGGCCGTAGGCGGTGACGAAGGGCCAGATCGCGCGGTTGTGGTACACGGCGCGGCCCGGCTGCTGCGGCCAGATCACCGGCGCGCCCATCGGCCCGTGCGGGTAGCGTGCCACGATGCTGGTGGCCTGCTCGGCATCGGCCACGCCCGTGACCACGGCCAGCGCCTGCCCGAGCCAGTCGAACTTGTCCATCGGCGCGCCGTCGAAGTGGCCGGCGGTCAGGCTGCTGTACATGCCGGCATCCTTCAGCCACAGCCGGGCATTGATCGCGTCCTTCAGTTGCACCGCCCAGTCGCCGTAGCGCTTCGCCGTGGCGGCGTCGCCCTGTTCTTCCGCCAATTGCGCCGCCAGCGTCAGCGCCTTGTAGTGCGCCACGTTGGTCGACAGGGCCTTGGCCGTGGCCATGTGCGCCAGGTGGTCCGGGGTCCAGCTGGCGTAGCTTTGCTCGCGCCAGTCGAGGAACGACTGTTCGCCGTTGTACAGGCCCGCGGCCGGGTCGAACACCGCCACGCGGTCGATCTCGAGCGTGTTGGCCAGCGCCTTCAGCGCCACCGGCACGAAGGCCGCGCGCTCCTCTGGCGGCAGCGCCTTCAGTGCCTCGTCCGCGCCGAAGGCCCACGTCACGCGGTCGGTGCTGACGGGCCAGCTGCCGCCGCTGCCGGTATCCTGCACGATCTGCAGGCCATCGGCGCTGCCCGGCACGACAGCCGGTTTCGTGACCCCGTCGCGGTAACCCGCCAGCTTGAACTGCAGCGAGTTGCGTACCCGCTGCGGGTCCAGCATGCCCAGGCCGAGGCCGGCCGCGTACGACAGGTCGCGCGTCCACACGTAGTGCCACTTCTCGCCCGTTTCGAAGCATTCGCAGGCGATCGGCTGGCCCGCGCGCTGTTCGTTCACGTTGTAGCTGTCGTCGCGGATGTGGGACGCGGCATCCTGCCGCATTTCGGCCATCGCCATCGCGAACAGCGCGTCGAACGCCACGTTGCCGCTGCGCACGCGCGGCAGGCCGGCGCTCTCCGAGTAGGTCACGCTTTGCGGGTCGCCGTCGCGCAGCTTCAGCGTGGTGTTGTGCGTGTAGGTACGCAGCGGCGCACCGCCATCCGCGGTACTGTCGCCCGCCGTGCCGTCGTTCAGCGCGATGCGCACGGTTTCCTGCTTGCCCCAGGAGCCGAAGGGAATGGATTGTTCGGTGGCATGGACCGCGCCCGCGGCGAGCATGCCGAGCGCGATTGCCGCGGCGATCGAGATGGTGGTGCGCTTCATGTCAGCTCCAGGATGATGGCCGTGGTAAGCGTGGTGGTCGGCAGCGCGACGCTGCGTTCGACGGTCTGGCCGCCGGCAGGAATGCCGGCGACGGCGGTACGGCATGGATCGGCGGCGGCGGCAGGAAAGCGGACCATGTGTCTCCTCATGGGGAAGTAGTGGTACTACAGGCTCGTCAATGGCCTGCTGGGCGTAAAACGTGAGCAGAATACTATGTGCTGCAGGCGCGCACAACGATCCTGGAGGGCGGTTTACTAGTTTTAATACAGCGCCCACGGAAATTTGACGGTTTCGTTACATCTTTACAGTGGAAACGATTGTTCTACGGAATTTTATGTAGTTACACTACAGCTGGATGTGGCGACGTCTGTAGCCGCGATACAACGAAAACGTGCGGAAGCCCGGAAACAGGGGCTGAAACGGCCAATTTGCGTGATCTCGGACTGAACTTTAATTGACACTGCATCTAGTTTTAATACAAAATTCTTGCAGGACGTCTAAAAGAGCGGCCGTAATCCTTGGAACCCCGTGTAGTCGAGCTAATTTTTGCGCGCGGGAACATATTCGTAATTAGTGAGGGGACTTCAATGAAATTCTTCGCGCCTGAGCGCAGCCTGCGCACGGCAATGCAATTGAGCCCGGGTTTGACACCATTGGCCGCCGGCTGCGCACTCTTCGTTGCGGCATTGGCCAACCCGGCCATTGCACAGGAACAGAACACCGGCGCGGAAGCGGCGCCGATGACCACGGTGACCGTGACCGGCATTCGCCGCGGCATCGAGGACGCCATCTCCGTCAAGAAGGAAGCGACGTCGATCGTCGAAGCCGTTTCCGCCGAAGACATCGGCAAACTGCCGGACGTCTCCATCGCCGAATCGATCGCCCGCCTGCCGGGTCTGGCCGCCCAGCGCGTGGCCGGCCGTGCCCAGGTGATCTCGGTGCGCGGCCTGTCGCCGGATTTCTCCACCACGCTGCTCAACGGCCGCGAGCAGGTCTCCACCGGCGACAACCGCAGCGTGGAATTCGACCAGTACCCGTCCGAACTGCTGTCCGGCGTGACGGTCTATAAAACCCCGGATGCGGGCCTGATCGGCCAGGGGCTGTCCGGCACGATCGACCTGCAGACGGTGCGCCCGCTCAATTTCGCCAAGCGCACCGTGGCGATGAATGTCCGCGGCGAGCACAACTCGCTGGGCAGCATGGCCAACACGAAGTCGCTGGGCAACCGCTTCTCCGTCAGCTACATCGACCAGTTCCTGAACCGCACGCTGGGCGTGGCGATCGGCTTCGCCCACATGGAGTCGCCGGTGCTGGCCAACGAGACCGGCATCTACGAACCCTGGAAGACGGATGCCCGTACCGGCCTGCCGGCCGGCACCACTGCCACCGACGGCATCAAGGCATTGTCCCGCACCGGCTACAACCGCCGCGACGGCCTGATGGGCGTGGTGGAATATCGCCCGACCAAGCAGCTCACCAGCACGCTGGACTTCTATGCGTCCGTGTTCAAGCATGAAGACACGGCCAACCAGTTCGAAGTCAACCTGTCCGGCTGGAACGGCAACCTGCAGCCTTCGCCGTTCTACTCGAACCTGACGAAGAACGGCAACGCGATCAGCACCGCCGTCGCCAACAACGTCTACCCGCTGGTACGCGGCATGTACACCAGGCGCCGCGACGATATCCGCGCGCTGGGCTGGAACAACGAACTGCGCCTGGACGGCGTGAAGCTGGTGGCCGACCTGTCCTGGTCGAAAGCCAAGCGCGACGAGCTGGGCCTGGAAAACAACCTGCAGCTGGGCGCCGTCAATACGCCGCAGTATCTCGATACGGTGAACCTGGCGTTCAACACCGGCGCATTCCCGTCGATGACGCCCGGCCGTGCCGACTACAGCGACGCATCGAACCTGTATGTGAAGAACACGATCTACGGTTCCGGCTACGGCAAGAAGCCGTATGTGGAAGACGAGCTGAAAAGCGTAAAGCTGGCGGCCAACTTCCAGGCGCCGGCGGCACTGGAAAACTGGTTGTCCGGTTTCGACGTGGGCGTCAACTACAGCGACCGCTCGAAGGACAAGGACCAGCCCGAAGGCAACATCAACCTGGTCGGCAACCCGACCACGATCGATCCGTCGCTGCTGTACGGTTCCGTCGACCTGGGCTTCGCCGGTGTCGGCAACGTGCCGGCGTGGAATGTGCCGGCCGTCGTGGCGCGCTACATGACGTTCAATCCGACCGCGGGCAGCGGCGCCATCCTGATCAAGAACTGGTCGGTGGTCGAAAAGATCTCGACCGCGTACGCCAAGGCGAACATCGAACACGAGTTCGGCGACATCTCGCTGCGCGGTAACGTGGGCGTGCAGGTGCAGCACACCAAGCAGTACTCGGATTCGAAGTACTTCAACGGCGCGGTGGCCGCGGACCAGCAGGTGCAGCCGATCCACGACGGCAAGTCGTACAACGACTGGCTGCCGAGCATGAACCTGAACTTCAGCCTGCCGAACGACCAGACCGTGCGCGTGGCGCTGGCCAAGCAGATCGCCCGCCCGCGCGTGGACCAGCTGCGCGCCGCGCTGGACTTCGGCGTATCGGACACCACGTTCAAGCCGGGTGCTTCGGGCGGCAATGCGCAGCTCGATCCATGGCGCGCCAAGGCGTTCGACGTGTCGTATGAAAAATACTTCGGCAAGAAGGCATACCTGGCCGGCGCGTTCTTCTTCAAGAAGCTGGACACGTACATCTTCACGCAAACGAAGACCTACGACTTCTCGGCATTCGTTCCGGGCACCAAGGCCAATACGGTCTTCGGCGACTACAAGGCGCCGTACAACGGCAACGGCGGCACGATGCGCGGCATCGAGCTGTCCGGCTCCCTGCCGCTGAGCATGCTGACTCCGGTGCTCGACGGCTTCGGCATCGTGGCCAGCGGCACCTACACCGACAGCAATATCGCGATCCAGGAACCGGATGGCTCGATCGGCCAGAACATCCCGCTGCCGGGCCTGTCCAAGCGCGTGACGAACCTGACCGTGTACTACGAGAAGAACGGTTTCGAAACCCGCCTGAGCCAGCGCAAGCGTTCGGACTTCGTGGGCGAGATCGGCAACTTCGCCGCCGAGCGTTCGCTGCGCTACGTGGTGGGCGAGAGCATCCTCGACCTGCAGCTCGGCTACACGTTCCAGAGCGGTCCGCTGAAGGATGTGGGGGTGGTGCTGCAGGCGAACAACCTGCGCAACGCCGCCTACGAAACCTACAACGGTTCGAAGAACCAGCAGCTGGAATACCAGAAGTACGGCCGCACCGTTCTGCTGGGCTTGAACTACAAGTTCTGAGCGTACCTGTCTGAATGCGAAAGCCCCGTCCGCGCAAGCGGCGGGGCTTTTTTTTCACTCAGGTCCGCCTGGGATCGATGCTGTACGGCCGCTCGCGGTACTCGAAATAATCGAAGTCCGCATGCAGGCCGGCGCCCGACATGTCCTGGCATGCCATGCCGACGAAGGCGCCGGTGAAGTTGGGCTGGCCCGGCGCGTTGGCTTCGTCCGACAGGATGCTCGCATCGAATTGCTGCGGCAGCCATTGCCAGCCGCCGCCGTCCCCGTCGCCGTCGATACGGTAGCCGAAATACAGCCTTTCTTCGTCCACTTCCACGCGCAGGTGCACCGGCACGTTCGGCGGCAGCGGGACCGGCGCGGTGAAGGTATCGGTCTGCACATGGTTGGGCAGGCTGGTCATCACGCGCAGGTGCCTGCCGATCGTTTCGTCGTGCGTGATGTACAGGTAGTGGAACTTGGCGCCGTTGTAGTAGCACACCAGGCCCGCCTGCTGCTGGTAGTGTTCCGGTTCGAAGTCCACCACGGTGGACGCGCTGTAGCAATGCGACTGCTGGCGGCGCGCCACGAGCGCCTGGCGGAACTGGCCGCCCAGGCTTTCGCGCCCGAACAGGCGCAGGTGGCCGGGCCGCGCGGCGAGGCTGAGCAGCTCTTCCGGCCACGGCGTGCGCAGCCACTGGAAGTCCACCGGCAGTTCGGGCGCATCGAACTCTTCGCGCGCCGGCGCGGCGGCGAAGCGGTGTTCCGCCAAGGCGGGCGCGGCGGCCTGCAGCTGCGGGGTTCCCTGGCCATCGGCGGTGCGCAGCCAGCCGTCGTCGCCCCACACCACCGGCTGGATCGCGGTCTCTCGCCCCAGCGTGCACGTGCCACGGTTGCGCAGCGGCCGGCCGCACAGGTACACCATGTACGTCCGGCCATCCGGCGTGTCCACCAGGTCGGCATGGCCGGCCCGCTGCAACGCGGCATCGGGGCGATTGCGCGCGGTGAGGATGGTGACGTCGGGGTGCAGTTCATACGGTCCATGCAGGTCGCGCGAACGCGCCATCGTCACGCCGTGGTTCCAGCCGGTGCCGCCCTCGGCCGTGAGCAGGTAGTACCAGCCGTTGCGCCGGTAGAGATGCGGCGCTTCGGTCAGGCCATGCGCCGTTCCCGGGAAAATGTTGCGGCGCTGGCCGACCAGCCGGCGGTCCGCCACCGAGTATTCCTGCGCCACGATGCCGTTGAAGCGGTTGCTGCCCGGGCGGTGGTCCCACAACTGGTTCAGCAGGTACTTGCGGCCGTCGTCGTCATGGAACAGCGACGGATCGAAGCCGCTGCTGTTCAGGTAAACGGGATCGGACCAGGGCCCCTCGATCGCCGGGCTGGTGACCAGGTAGTTGTGGAAGTCGCGCAGCGATGCGCTGCCGGTGGCGCCGCCGGTGGAAGTGCGGCCGTAGCGCTTCACGTCGGTGTAGATCAGCCAGAACAGGCCGTCCGCATATGTCAGGCACGGTGCCCACACGCCGCAGGAATCCGGCGCGCCCAGCATGTTCAGCTGGCTGGCGCGGGTGAGCGGGCGGGCCAGCAGGCGCCAGTTGACCAGGTCGCGCGAGTGGTGGATCTGCACGCCCGGATACCACTCGAAGGTGGACGTGGCGATGTAGTAATCGTCGCCCACCCGCACGATGGACGGATCGGGATTGAAGCCGGGGAGGATCGGGTTCTGGATCATGCTTTGCTCGCGACGAAAGGTTCGGGGTGCCCGGCTTGCCGTGCGGGTTCGCGCACCAGGGTCCACAGCAGCACGGCGGCCACCAGGTCGAGCACCGCCAGGCTGACGAAGAACGGCGTGTAGCCGACGGTGGCCATCAGCCCGCCGATCAGCAGCGAGAAAATCAGCAGGCCGAGGTTGCCGAAGGTGCCGCACATACCGGCCACCGTGGCCACCTCGTTGCGGCGGAACAGGTCCGACGACATCGTGATCACGGTGACGGACAGCGTCTGGTGCGCGAAGCCGGCGAGGCTGAGCAGGGCGATCGCGGCATACGGGCTGTCCACGTAGCCGACGAAGGCCACGCCCATCATCATGCAGGCGCCCAGCGTGAACGCGCCGCGGCGCGCATTGATCAGGCGCACGCCGCGCTTTTGCAGCGCCAGCACCACCACGGGCCCGAACAGGCAACCCAGGTCCGCGGCCAGGAACGGCAGCCAGGCGAACATGGCGATCTGCCCGAGGTCGAAGCCCCGTACCGTGGTCAGGTACAGCGGCACCCAGAACGACAGCGTGCCCCAGGCCGGGTCGGCCAGGAAGCGGGGCAGGGCGATGCCCCAGAAATTGCGCAGCTTGAGGATGCTGAGGATGGAAGGGCGCTTGCCGTCGCCGGCCAGGTGCTTTTCCTGGCCGTCGGCGATGTGCCGCGCCTCGTCGGCGGACAGGCGGCGGTGCCGGGCCGGGGCGTCGTACAGCAGCAGCCATGCCGCCACCCACACCAGGCCGAGCGCGCCGGTGATCACGAACGCCGACTGCCAGTTGTAGTACAGGATGGCCCACACCACCAGCGGCGGCGCCAGCATCGAACCGAACGAGGCGCCGATGTTGAAGATGCCGCCGGCCATGCCGCGCTCCTGCGCCGGGAACCATTCGGACACCGCCTTCATGCCGGCCGGGTTGGCCGACCCTTCCGCCAGCCCGAGCATCCCGCGCAGGAAAGCGAACGTCTGCCAGTTGGTGGCCATGCCGTGCGCCATGCAGATCAGCGACCAGGCGGTGGCGAACATGGCGAAGCCGTATTTCAGGCCGATCACGTCCAGCACGTAGCCGCACAGCGGCTGCAGCATGATCGCGCCCTGGAACGCCGCCGTGATGTACGAGTATTCCTGGGTGGTGATGCCCAGCTCGGTGAGCAGCGTGGGCGCCGCCACGGCCAGCGTGCTGCGCGTCAGGTAGTTGATGACGGCCCCCAGCATGATCAGGCTGATCATCCACCAGCGTAGTCCCTTGATCTTGGAGGCAATCATGTTTGCGCAATCACGTGTAATGGGACCGCTACCATAACACATGCAAACGGCGAGATGATTGCGCAAACGTGAGCATTTCGCTCACGTTTGCGTCAACTTCCTGAGCGGTACGGGAAGGGCCTTGCCATGGCGTGCAGTGCCGCCGCTCAGCCCCCCTGCTGCGAGGCCAGTACCCGGTTCTGCCCGTCGAGCCATGTCTTCAGCGGCGCGAAGTATTCGAGCAGCGCGTTGCCGTCGATGCGGTCTTCGCCGCTGATCGCCCTCAGCGCTTCCGGCCATGGCTTGCTGGTTCCGAGTTCCAGCATCGCCTGCAGCTTCCTGCCGGCTTTCTCGTTGCCGTAGATCGAGCACTGGTGCAGCGGGCCGGTGAAGCCGGCTTCGCGGCACAGCGCCCGGTGGAACTGGAACTGCAGCAGGTCGGCCAGGAAGTAGCGGGCATACGGCACGTCGGCCGGCACGTGGTACTTGGCGCCGGCATCGAAGCCGTCGCTGGAGCCGAAGCGCTGCGCCGTGCCGGGGCGCCGCATGCCCATGTA
Above is a window of Pseudoduganella dura DNA encoding:
- a CDS encoding phasin family protein, with protein sequence MSSITEQISATSKSQLESQLNFLNSVLKNTVDVAGQVVALNLSTARNAAERSAIAARQLIEAKDPRAVLDLARPLSALEGLFAYNRELFSIASQTQQALFRTASERLRDVPAKALVLAAPAVTQVTESAVNAAVAATNAAAEATQAAAEGAAGTASQAAHAASDAAQAATSSAVEAARATSGSLAGAARETTEEIDDAANAAGKVQDAAVEASARAARDATEAGARAANDAAEAIGAPTVDAVEAASDNIAKAAEAAPAPKDAVAAAVERVTGAAAETAQAPAPVTASSAPLFETEPSTQKGGRGRAASKPAAEPVAALADKSAQAKSAPGRSRK
- a CDS encoding ABC transporter ATP-binding protein, translated to MSLSRLITSFVRTHWRAYAGAGVMLALVAVIGVWIPRKIGQMVDALAAQRLPHTELLEGVGLLLLVGVANYGLRVAWRIRLYSTAYRLGVELRTRFYRRLTLQGPAFYQKQRTGDLMALATNDIDSIEQAAGEAMLAGFDGALTLVLVIGIMMLGVDWRLALVALLPFPVMAYAFWRISSQIHTAAADSLKRFSALNDHVQETLTGVRTLRTLGLEQRSAATFSSLAGKASDAALTAQRWEAAYEPAVGLTLTAATGLTLGLGGYLVWTGQLTIGALTSFSMYLGQLIWPMFAAGWVLSLLERGRAAWQRLQPMLDAPLSIDDHGTVAVLQPGELALDHLTVCYPGQAEPALADVSLRLRPGQTLGLVGPTGSGKTTLLRVLLRQLAPRSGSARWNGHALDDYKLQALRGAISWVPQESFLFSASIAENIALAKPDATRAEVEHAADLAAIHDDILLFPHRYETEVGERGITLSGGQRQRVAIARALLSDNDLLLLDDALSAVDTGTETRILEHLEELRRERPVRSAIIASHRLSAVVAADCIIVLHHGRIVEQGTHEELLARDGWYASQWRYQQLEASLDAS
- a CDS encoding amidohydrolase family protein gives rise to the protein MEFVIRNAALPDGRTGIDIAVQHGRIAAVAPRLAVTAAREIDAGGDLVTPPFVDAHFHMDATLSYGLPRVNATGTLLEGIALWGELKPQLTQEALVERAMRYCDWAVARGLLAIRTHVDVCDDRLLAVEALLEVKRRVAPYLDMQLVAFPQDGLLRSPTALANLKRSIAMGVDVVGGIPHFERTMADGAESVRLLCEFAAAQGLMVDMHCDESDDPLSRHIETLAAETHRLGLHGRVAGSHLTSMHSMDNYYVSKLLPLIAESGVAAIANPLINITLQGRHDTYPKRRGMTRVPELMAAGVTVAFGHDCVMDPWYGMGSGDMLEVAHMGLHVAQMTSQQAMRACFAAVTDNPAKILGLEGYGLEPGCHADLVLLDAADPIEAIRLRAARRLVMRRGRIVAESPRAVARLDLPGRPSSADFRQLPPA